Proteins encoded within one genomic window of uncultured Sphingopyxis sp.:
- the mutS gene encoding DNA mismatch repair protein MutS translates to MMAQYWSLKDKAGDCLLFYRMGDFFELFFDDAKAAASTLDIALTSRGEHDGAPVPMCGVPVHSAESYLARLIRAGHRVAIAEQVETPAEAKARGGSKALVARDIVRFVTAGTLTEESLLEGRSANRLAALAQVGSEGEIAIAAADISTGRFEVVAVPAAAVDAELARLAPSELLLSESADELPITSARQVVRRPASDFASTGAQKRLEAFFGVQTLDGFGQFSRGEVAAMGALVAYLDHVGTGGPTFLQPPLRHLASGRMAIDAATRESLELVRTMTGARDGSLLGTIDRTVTAAGARLLADDLASPLTDKAAILDRLDLVDALARDALWRGELRAALRALPDAGRALGRLVAGRGGPRDLAQLRDALGGARLLREHLARRADLPPLLMRLLPGLDGHGALVDELTRALIETPPVDAAQGGYVAEGYDHALDALRETARDGRKAIAALEAQYRERTGIASLKIRHNGVLGYHVEVPAKHADALMAPESGFTHRQTLAGVVRFNSADLHEAASRVTQAGVHAIAAEAAHLEALTDAAIGRREAIAASCDVLARIDVAAALADHAMSHNWCRPDLADTPCLDVTGGRHPVVEAALAKAGERFVPNDVSLSETDRLWLVTGPNMGGKSTFLRQNALIVVLAQAGGFVPAAAAKLGLVDRLFSRVGASDNLARGRSTFMVEMVETAAILAQATPQSFVILDEVGRGTSTYDGLALAWSVVEAVHEVNKCRCLFATHYHELTRLAETLNALSLHHVRAREWQGDLVLLHEVAEGPADRSYGLAVARLAGVPAPVVKRAEAVLAKLEAGREATGGLAAGLDDLPLFAATLAAEPAAAKDALREALAAIDPDALAPREALEALYALKRLLADEG, encoded by the coding sequence ATGATGGCGCAATATTGGTCGCTGAAGGACAAGGCGGGCGACTGCCTGCTTTTCTATCGCATGGGCGATTTTTTCGAGCTTTTCTTCGACGATGCGAAGGCGGCTGCCTCGACGCTCGACATCGCGCTGACCTCGCGCGGCGAGCATGACGGTGCGCCGGTTCCGATGTGCGGCGTGCCCGTCCATTCGGCCGAATCCTATCTCGCGCGCCTGATCCGCGCCGGGCACCGCGTCGCGATCGCCGAACAGGTCGAAACCCCGGCCGAGGCGAAAGCGCGCGGCGGGTCGAAGGCGCTCGTCGCGCGCGACATCGTGCGTTTCGTAACGGCAGGGACGCTCACCGAAGAAAGCCTGCTCGAAGGGCGCAGCGCGAACCGGCTCGCGGCGCTGGCGCAGGTCGGCAGCGAGGGCGAGATCGCGATCGCCGCCGCCGACATCTCGACCGGGCGCTTCGAGGTCGTCGCCGTACCGGCGGCGGCGGTCGACGCCGAACTCGCGCGGCTCGCCCCGTCGGAGCTGCTGCTGAGCGAAAGCGCCGACGAGCTGCCGATCACCTCGGCGCGGCAGGTCGTGCGCCGGCCTGCATCGGACTTTGCGAGCACGGGCGCGCAAAAGCGGCTCGAAGCCTTCTTCGGCGTCCAGACGCTCGACGGTTTCGGCCAGTTTTCGCGCGGCGAGGTCGCCGCGATGGGCGCGCTCGTCGCCTATCTCGACCATGTCGGCACCGGCGGGCCGACCTTCCTCCAGCCGCCGCTGCGCCATCTCGCCTCGGGGCGGATGGCGATCGACGCGGCGACGCGCGAAAGCCTCGAACTCGTCCGCACGATGACGGGCGCGCGCGACGGCAGCCTGCTCGGCACGATCGACCGCACGGTGACGGCGGCGGGCGCGCGGCTGCTCGCCGACGATCTCGCGAGCCCGCTGACCGACAAGGCGGCGATCCTCGACCGACTCGACCTCGTCGACGCGCTCGCGCGCGACGCCTTGTGGCGCGGCGAGCTGCGCGCGGCGCTCCGCGCGCTGCCCGACGCCGGGCGCGCATTGGGCCGCCTCGTCGCTGGGCGCGGCGGGCCGCGCGATCTCGCGCAGCTGCGCGACGCGCTCGGCGGCGCGCGGCTGCTGCGCGAACATCTGGCACGGCGCGCCGATCTGCCGCCTTTGCTCATGCGCCTGCTGCCGGGGCTAGACGGTCACGGCGCGCTCGTCGACGAATTGACGCGCGCGCTGATCGAAACGCCGCCGGTCGATGCCGCGCAGGGCGGCTATGTCGCCGAAGGCTATGACCATGCGCTCGACGCACTGCGCGAAACCGCGCGCGACGGACGCAAGGCGATCGCCGCGCTCGAAGCGCAATATCGCGAGCGCACCGGCATCGCGTCGCTCAAGATCCGCCACAATGGCGTGCTCGGCTATCATGTCGAGGTGCCCGCGAAGCATGCCGACGCGCTGATGGCGCCCGAATCGGGCTTCACCCACCGCCAGACGCTCGCGGGCGTCGTGCGCTTCAACTCTGCGGACCTCCACGAAGCCGCGAGCCGGGTGACGCAGGCGGGCGTCCATGCGATCGCCGCCGAGGCGGCGCATCTCGAAGCTCTCACCGATGCCGCGATCGGCCGCCGCGAAGCGATTGCCGCCTCGTGCGACGTGCTCGCGCGCATCGACGTCGCCGCCGCGCTCGCCGACCATGCGATGAGCCACAATTGGTGCCGTCCCGACCTTGCCGACACCCCGTGTCTCGACGTCACCGGCGGCCGCCATCCGGTGGTCGAAGCCGCGCTCGCGAAAGCGGGCGAACGCTTCGTCCCCAACGATGTGTCGCTGTCGGAAACCGACCGGCTCTGGCTCGTCACCGGCCCCAACATGGGCGGTAAATCGACCTTCCTGCGCCAGAATGCGCTGATCGTCGTGCTCGCACAAGCCGGCGGCTTCGTCCCCGCCGCGGCGGCGAAGCTCGGGCTCGTCGACCGGCTGTTCAGCCGCGTCGGCGCCAGCGACAATCTCGCGCGCGGGCGCTCGACCTTCATGGTCGAGATGGTCGAAACCGCCGCGATCCTCGCACAGGCGACACCGCAAAGCTTTGTCATATTGGACGAGGTCGGGCGCGGCACCTCGACCTATGACGGGCTCGCGCTCGCCTGGTCGGTGGTCGAGGCGGTGCATGAGGTCAACAAGTGCCGCTGCCTGTTCGCGACGCATTATCACGAGCTGACGCGGCTCGCCGAAACGCTGAACGCGCTCTCGCTCCACCATGTCCGCGCGCGCGAGTGGCAGGGCGATCTGGTGCTGCTCCACGAAGTCGCCGAGGGGCCCGCAGACCGCAGCTACGGCCTCGCCGTCGCGCGCCTCGCGGGGGTGCCCGCGCCCGTCGTCAAGCGCGCCGAAGCGGTGCTCGCGAAACTCGAAGCGGGGCGCGAGGCGACGGGCGGGCTCGCCGCGGGGCTCGACGACCTGCCGCTCTTCGCCGCGACCCTCGCCGCCGAGCCCGCCGCCGCGAAGGACGCGCTGCGCGAGGCGCTCGCCGCCATCGATCCCGACGCGCTCGCGCCGCGCGAGGCGCTGGAGGCGCTCTACGCGCTCAAGCGGCTGCTGGCGGACGAGGGGTAG
- a CDS encoding response regulator transcription factor, translating to MEHCFLVADEGVLCREGLVALLQRIRRNVRVVQANSLAGVIEILSDDRSVDVAIVDLGLSGLGGIDGVRHLRTHFPQVRIVVTATALRRDLIVDCLRAGVHGYISKTMPAEEIVEALETIDSKRIFVPSVMSEEGEEVGFREPPRPLSERQREVLAALATGKSNKEIAWQLRISEGTVKVHVHALFRALGVHNRVGAVAAFMDIESAPAALEPPLPGLLHARQQVGHRRI from the coding sequence GTGGAACATTGTTTTTTGGTCGCGGACGAGGGCGTTCTCTGTCGCGAAGGCCTGGTGGCGCTTCTGCAACGGATCAGGCGCAATGTCCGCGTCGTGCAGGCGAATTCGCTCGCCGGGGTGATTGAAATCCTGTCGGATGACCGGTCGGTCGACGTGGCGATCGTCGATCTCGGCCTGTCCGGCCTCGGCGGCATCGACGGAGTTCGCCATCTCCGCACCCATTTCCCGCAAGTGCGCATCGTCGTGACCGCGACGGCGTTGCGGCGGGATTTGATTGTCGATTGCCTCAGGGCCGGCGTTCATGGGTATATTTCCAAGACAATGCCCGCCGAGGAGATTGTGGAGGCGCTGGAAACCATCGACAGCAAAAGGATCTTCGTGCCCTCCGTAATGTCCGAAGAGGGAGAGGAAGTTGGCTTTCGTGAGCCCCCGCGACCTTTGTCGGAGCGTCAACGCGAAGTCCTCGCCGCGCTCGCGACGGGCAAATCGAACAAGGAAATCGCATGGCAGCTGAGGATCTCGGAGGGTACGGTGAAAGTGCATGTCCATGCACTTTTCAGGGCCTTGGGCGTGCATAACCGGGTCGGCGCCGTCGCCGCCTTCATGGATATCGAATCCGCCCCCGCGGCATTGGAACCACCGCTGCCGGGTCTGCTGCATGCCCGCCAGCAAGTCGGACACCGTCGAATCTAA
- a CDS encoding response regulator transcription factor, producing the protein MQILLIEDDATLGAYIQKALRQQGHIVDHQVDGRAGLIRASSELYHAIILDRMLPNVDGLKILHTLRATGDQTPVLILSALGSIEDKVAGLRAGGDDYVTKPFAISELVARLEVLKRRGPAEKSVTELGVGDLVMDLAAHKVRKGGVPIELTSREFRVLEYLMRNKGRVVTRSMILEAVWDYNFDPHTNVIDQYIRRIRKKIDPDNGEKYIHTVRGAGYGLWNE; encoded by the coding sequence ATGCAGATCCTTCTTATCGAAGATGATGCGACGCTCGGCGCCTATATTCAAAAGGCTCTGCGCCAGCAGGGTCATATCGTCGATCACCAGGTTGACGGGCGGGCCGGCCTGATCAGAGCGTCCTCCGAACTTTATCATGCGATCATTCTCGATCGTATGCTGCCGAACGTCGATGGCCTGAAGATATTGCATACGCTTCGCGCCACCGGCGACCAGACTCCCGTTCTGATCCTCAGCGCGCTCGGTTCGATCGAGGACAAGGTCGCCGGTCTCAGAGCGGGCGGCGACGATTATGTGACCAAACCTTTCGCGATCTCCGAACTCGTCGCGCGGCTGGAAGTGCTCAAGCGGAGAGGACCGGCCGAGAAAAGCGTCACCGAACTTGGCGTGGGCGACCTGGTCATGGATCTGGCGGCGCATAAGGTCCGCAAGGGCGGCGTCCCCATCGAGCTTACGTCGCGCGAGTTTCGGGTGCTCGAATATCTGATGCGGAACAAGGGACGGGTGGTGACCCGTTCGATGATATTGGAAGCGGTCTGGGATTATAATTTCGATCCGCATACCAATGTCATCGATCAATATATCCGCAGAATCAGGAAAAAGATCGACCCGGATAATGGAGAGAAATATATCCATACCGTCAGAGGTGCCGGATATGGCCTCTGGAATGAATGA
- a CDS encoding HAMP domain-containing sensor histidine kinase, giving the protein MMKLVHSLTFRLTLLYSIYFCSLIVVSLYFFHYFHVVSPTDNIKNQLHREAAELSVVYERGGIVAASRALEARRHKEAERYPFDALIDARGAVVTSNLPSWPARSSQDWLRIEADLHLDGQEEDREALILDHRLGDGARLLIGRNIEDLDDLEEQVGQAAASFLPIAATLAIAGGALISWSVGRRIEALDSAARRIMGSTLSDRIPLAGKNDDLDRLAATLNAMLRRLEVAADALRRTSDSVAHELRTPLARLQSHLEDMAASESPSPGSIARALNEVERLAAMFDTVLTVTQLESGSGAITLREVDMSQILADAADLYAGIAEERNLRFDLRIDAGLHARGSAGLLFRSACNLLDNAMKYTPGGGAVSLEARAAGRDILILLSDTGPGIPAELHDLVLQRFYRAPAAAAMPGLGMGLAFVAAVNGIHNGSLAFASGKGLRVEWRIPLIEPGSG; this is encoded by the coding sequence ATGATGAAGCTGGTCCACAGCCTGACATTTAGATTGACGCTATTATATTCTATATATTTTTGCTCGTTGATTGTCGTATCTCTATATTTCTTTCATTATTTTCACGTTGTATCTCCGACCGATAACATCAAGAATCAGCTTCATCGGGAAGCCGCCGAATTATCGGTTGTCTACGAACGCGGCGGCATCGTGGCGGCAAGCCGGGCGCTCGAGGCGCGGCGGCACAAGGAGGCCGAGCGCTATCCGTTCGACGCGCTGATCGACGCGCGCGGAGCCGTGGTCACCAGCAACCTGCCCAGCTGGCCTGCCAGATCCTCGCAAGACTGGCTTCGGATCGAAGCCGACCTGCACCTCGACGGCCAGGAGGAAGACCGCGAGGCGCTGATCCTCGACCACCGGCTGGGCGATGGCGCCAGGCTTCTCATCGGCCGCAACATCGAGGATCTGGACGACCTCGAGGAACAGGTCGGACAGGCGGCCGCCTCGTTCCTGCCGATCGCCGCGACGCTGGCTATCGCCGGCGGGGCGCTCATCAGCTGGTCCGTCGGGCGAAGGATAGAGGCGCTCGATTCGGCCGCCCGGCGGATCATGGGCAGCACGCTTTCGGACCGGATTCCTCTCGCCGGAAAGAATGACGACCTCGACCGCCTGGCAGCCACCCTGAACGCCATGCTGCGGCGACTGGAAGTCGCGGCGGACGCGCTTCGGCGCACATCGGACAGCGTGGCGCACGAATTGCGAACGCCGCTGGCGCGGCTGCAGTCGCACCTCGAGGACATGGCGGCCAGCGAATCGCCTTCGCCCGGCAGCATCGCCCGGGCATTGAACGAGGTCGAGCGCCTCGCGGCCATGTTCGATACGGTGCTGACCGTCACCCAACTCGAATCGGGCAGCGGCGCGATAACGCTGCGCGAGGTCGATATGTCGCAAATTCTCGCCGACGCGGCCGATCTCTACGCCGGCATCGCCGAAGAGCGAAATCTGCGGTTCGACCTGCGTATCGACGCCGGCCTCCACGCCCGCGGAAGCGCCGGGCTCCTGTTTCGATCGGCGTGCAACCTGCTCGACAATGCGATGAAATATACGCCGGGAGGCGGAGCCGTTTCGCTGGAGGCTCGCGCCGCGGGCCGCGACATCCTCATTCTCCTTTCGGACACGGGCCCCGGTATCCCGGCCGAATTGCACGACCTCGTTCTGCAACGCTTCTATCGCGCGCCCGCGGCCGCGGCCATGCCGGGTCTTGGCATGGGCCTCGCATTTGTTGCCGCCGTCAACGGCATCCATAATGGCTCGCTCGCCTTTGCTTCGGGCAAAGGCTTGCGCGTCGAGTGGCGAATCCCCTTGATCGAGCCCGGGTCCGGATGA